The genomic interval AAGAGGCGCTCATCGACCCGTTCCAGGGCGCGGTGAACCACAGCCGACGGGAACTGGCGGCCTTCTTCCGCGAGGCCATGGCCCGAGGCTGGCCCGTGCTCGTTTCCGAGGACCCGCGGGCGCCCGCCAACCCAGGCCCTTCGGCCTGACTCGTTTCACGCACAAAGCGATTCTCGCCCCTGGCGGGGGACGGTAGCCTCGAGCGCCCATGCGGCACGCGCTCGTCCAGCTCCTCCGATGCCCCCGCTGCCGGCGCGGCGCCCTGCGTCCCGAGGCGCCCACGGCCGTCTTGATGTTCGGCCCCCTGCGCTGCCCCGAGTGCCGGGCCAGCTACCCCGTGGCCGAAGGCGTGGCGGACCTGATGCTGGAGCCCGCGCTGGCCAGTGGGCTGCAACGCGGGCTGGAGCGCCGCTTCGTGGCCCGTTCGTATGAGCGCTACGTGCGCCCCGCCCTTCAGCGTGCCTTCCTGCGCCAGCCGCTGGACACGGACAGCGAGTACCTCATCTACCGGAGCCTGCTGGGCACCCCCGAGGGGCCGGTGTTGGACGTGGGCTGCGGCACGGGACTGGTGGCGCGGCGGCTGGCCAGAGAGCCGGACTTCCCGCTGGTGGCGGGTCAGGACGTGTCCTCCGCGATGCTGGAGGAAGGCGTGGCCCAGGCGCGCGAGGCGGGCGCCACGGTGGACTTCATCCGGGCCCAGGCGCCCTATCTTCCGTTCCAGGACGAGACGCTCGGCGCGGTGCTGATGGCCGACTCGCTGCACTACGTCGAGGACCTGGGCCGGCTGATGCTGGAGGTGGTGCGGGTACTGCGCCCGGGAGGCCGCTGGGTGGCGAGCACCTATGCGCCACCGGGCTCCGCGTCCGGGTTCCTGCACCGCCGCGTGGGGCTGCACCCTCGAGGTGAGTCCACCTTGCGCGCGGCGGCCAGCGCGGCGGGACTGGTGCGCTTCGAGCGCGTCGCCCTGCCGCCGCTGCTGGTGCTCAAAGCGGAGAAGGCCTCCGCCGAAACGCTCAGATGAAGATGCCGGCCGAGGCGTCGTTGCGGCGGGCCTCGTCCAGCTTCAGCTTGGCGGGACGGCCGCGCAGCGCGTCCATCACCTGCCGCTTGGGCTTGCAGTTGGAGCACTCGCACGAGCCCTTCTTGCAGGTGCAGTCCGCCTTGCTGCCGCACTGGCACTTGGCGGCCATGAGCGAGTCGACGGCCTCCAGCGGGCGCTCCTGTTCACTCGCCGCGGGGCGAGCCTCCGCCTGGGTGGGCGCCACGGCGGCGTCGGCGGACGCCTTTGTCGGAGCGGGCTCCGCGGACTTCCCCGCCTGGGCTTGAGCGGCGCGGGCGTGGGCCTCGCAGGCGCTCGCCGCGCGGGGCGCGAGCAGCAGCAGACCGCTGGCCAGCAGCCCCGCGGCCACCATCGTCGCGTTGCGTGTCATGTGCGCT from Myxococcus stipitatus carries:
- a CDS encoding metallothionein, with translation MTRNATMVAAGLLASGLLLLAPRAASACEAHARAAQAQAGKSAEPAPTKASADAAVAPTQAEARPAASEQERPLEAVDSLMAAKCQCGSKADCTCKKGSCECSNCKPKRQVMDALRGRPAKLKLDEARRNDASAGIFI
- a CDS encoding class I SAM-dependent methyltransferase: MRHALVQLLRCPRCRRGALRPEAPTAVLMFGPLRCPECRASYPVAEGVADLMLEPALASGLQRGLERRFVARSYERYVRPALQRAFLRQPLDTDSEYLIYRSLLGTPEGPVLDVGCGTGLVARRLAREPDFPLVAGQDVSSAMLEEGVAQAREAGATVDFIRAQAPYLPFQDETLGAVLMADSLHYVEDLGRLMLEVVRVLRPGGRWVASTYAPPGSASGFLHRRVGLHPRGESTLRAAASAAGLVRFERVALPPLLVLKAEKASAETLR